The following proteins are encoded in a genomic region of Necator americanus strain Aroian chromosome II, whole genome shotgun sequence:
- a CDS encoding hypothetical protein (NECATOR_CHRII.G6704.T1), whose product MTRARYQHLAPLSKAAKVNRLRFFGHILRRSADRLVQRVLKSSSGSSLKKPSGRKRKFWTEVVKEDLKTLGVDRQFRRDVRFRRTWNSDEWIDSVQALAEDREGWAELCSRTAHLSEDAGNRVRR is encoded by the coding sequence atgacacgtgcaagatatcaacatcttgcaccgctttcgaaagcggctaaagtaaatcgtcttcgcttctttggtcatatattaaggagatcggcagatcgccttgtccaacgagttctgaagagttcgtcgggttcgagcttgAAGAAGCCatctggccgaaaacggaagttctggactgaggtggtaaaagaggacctgaagacgctcggcgtggataggcagttcaggcgagacgtaaggtttcgcagaacatggaatagcgacgaatggattgattctgtgcaagctctcgcagaagatcgagaaggttgggcagagctgtgttcaaggacggcacacctcagcgaagatgcgggtaatcgcgtcaggcgatga
- a CDS encoding hypothetical protein (NECATOR_CHRII.G6703.T2) yields the protein MEFEKAWEDRNPRKAYALLKQYSGKMKRCSHVLNTANGVAVGEANLLIWKEHFKILLNRLAPSAPRLEHVHRPTYAVNEEPPTESEVLVCIQKMKNGKSGGNDGISAEMLKFLPPSGIREMTKIIRSIWIDERIPDSWKHAITIPLHKKLSVTDPRNYRGISLLRVMYKVLERIILNRLIKKKKQRATSKLAFVLADLRLTGCSSSGE from the coding sequence atggagtttgagaaggcgtgggaggataggaacccgcggaaagcctacgctctactaaaacagtatagcggcaaaatgaaaagatgttcccatgtcctcaacactgctaatggggtggctgtcggtgaagcaaacCTTctaatttggaaggaacacttcaagatcttgctgaaccggctggcaccgtcagctcctagactcgaacacgttcatagaccgacatacgcggttaacgaggagccaccgaccgagtcggaggtcctggtctgtattcagaaaatgaagaatggaaaatctggtggaaacgatgggattagcgcagaaatgctaaaatttcttcctccgtctgggattcgtgagatgacaaagatcatccgttcaatatggatagacgaaaggatacctgattcgtggaaaCACGCTATCACAATTCCCcttcacaagaagttatccgtcacggacccaaggaattatcgaggaatctctttgttgcgtgttatgtacaaggtactggagcgcattatcctgaaccgactcattaaaaagaagaaacaacgcgcgacgagcaagctggctttcgtcctggctgatctacgattgaccgggtgttcatcgtcaggagagtga
- a CDS encoding hypothetical protein (NECATOR_CHRII.G6703.T3), whose amino-acid sequence MAKASHTLQKGAVVQHTTKAHNLKGQLPEGSMESLATNIRFVTLNCRTLSSELQQAALSRLLRYLCVPFAALQETRMRDRPVISIENYTIYCGDADENKVDGCAIAVRNDYKNLVEEFGSTSSRCAFLRLRDRRGCELWIVSAHAPTETAEDYSKDAFYDELNALISEIPSQQVVIVGIDANAKMRLEQQSNGLGKWYYAAERTTDNGDRLVTSTFKRNHRRHQLTWQGSTLLTPEEQRKRKMRTLKLQLDYVLARNIPQSDIRKSRAVWDVAFDSDHRPVLLSFKIRFHKRNRGVHLQPKIDMEKRLRRKLRRQLQQDRDDEWTSKAMEFEKAWEDRNPRKAYALLKQYSGKMKRCSHVLNTANGVAVGEANLLIWKEHFKILLNRLAPSAPRLEHVHRPTYAVNEEPPTESEVLVCIQKMKNGKSGGNDGISAEMLKFLPPSGIREMTKIIRSIWIDERIPDSWKHAITIPLHKKLSVTDPRNYRGISLLRVMYKVLERIILNRLIKKKKQRATSKLAFVLADLRLTGAFDSPHRGRLLNALRADGVPGKFVRLLDDMNQQPTDYAYALINASRCGSLRDLERESGVCHNEGLYAEIDVVYQRMTRARYQHLAPLSKAAKVNRLRFFGHILRRSADRLVQRVLKSSSGSSLKKPSGRKRKFWTEVVKEDLKTLGVDRQFRRDVRFRRTWNSDEWIDSVQALAEDREGWAELCSRTAHLSEDAGNRVRR is encoded by the exons atggcgaaagcttcccatacattgcaaaaaggtgctgtcgtccagcacaccaccaaagcccataacctgaaaggtcaactgcctgaagggagtatggaatctttggcaacaaacattcgtttcgtcacgctgaactgccgaacactttcgagtgaactccaacaagccgctctatccagacttctgcgatatctctgtgtgccttttgctgcactgcaggaaacacgcatgagggaTCGGcctgtcatcagcatcgaaaattacaccatatactgcggcgatgctgatgagaacaaagtagatggatgcgcgatagctgtgaggaacgattacaagaacctggtagaggaatttggctcaacgtcgtctagatgcgcctttctacgactgcgggatcgcagaggatgtgaactctggatcgtaagtgctcacgcacctacggaaaccgctgaggactacagtaaggacgccttctatgatgaactcaatgcgttgatatctgaaataccaagccagcaggtggtcattgtcggaatcgacgcaaatgcgaagatgagactcgaacagcaatccaaTGGGCTAGGAAagtggtactatgcagcggagcgcacgacggacaacggtgaccgtctggtgacgtccacgtttaagaggaatcatcgacggcatcagctcacgtggcaggggtcaacccttttaacgcctgaagagcagcgcaagcggaagatgaggactcttaaacttcagctcgactacgttctggcgagaaacattcctcagtcagatatccgaaaatctagagctgtttgggacgtcgcgttcgactctgaccaccgtccagttcttctgagtttcaagatacggttccacaagagaaaccgaggagttcatcttcaaccgaaaatcgacatg gaaaagcgtcttcgaaggaagctgcgtcgtcaactgcaacaagaccgcgatgacgagtggacgtcaaaagcgatggagtttgagaaggcgtgggaggataggaacccgcggaaagcctacgctctactaaaacagtatagcggcaaaatgaaaagatgttcccatgtcctcaacactgctaatggggtggctgtcggtgaagcaaacCTTctaatttggaaggaacacttcaagatcttgctgaaccggctggcaccgtcagctcctagactcgaacacgttcatagaccgacatacgcggttaacgaggagccaccgaccgagtcggaggtcctggtctgtattcagaaaatgaagaatggaaaatctggtggaaacgatgggattagcgcagaaatgctaaaatttcttcctccgtctgggattcgtgagatgacaaagatcatccgttcaatatggatagacgaaaggatacctgattcgtggaaaCACGCTATCACAATTCCCcttcacaagaagttatccgtcacggacccaaggaattatcgaggaatctctttgttgcgtgttatgtacaaggtactggagcgcattatcctgaaccgactcattaaaaagaagaaacaacgcgcgacgagcaagctggctttcgtcctggctgatctacgattgaccgg cgcgttcgactctcctcaccgaggccgtcttctcaacgcgcttcgcgccgatggagtaccaggaaagttcgttcgcttgcttgatgacatgaatcaacagcctacggactacgcctacgccctgataaatgcaagcagatgtggatctcttcgagacctcgaacgggaatcagg ggtatgccacaatgaaggtctttacgcagaaattgatgtggtttaccagcggatgacacgtgcaagatatcaacatcttgcaccgctttcgaaagcggctaaagtaaatcgtcttcgcttctttggtcatatattaaggagatcggcagatcgccttgtccaacgagttctgaagagttcgtcgggttcgagcttgAAGAAGCCatctggccgaaaacggaagttctggactgaggtggtaaaagaggacctgaagacgctcggcgtggataggcagttcaggcgagacgtaaggtttcgcagaacatggaatagcgacgaatggattgattctgtgcaagctctcgcagaagatcgagaaggttgggcagagctgtgttcaaggacggcacacctcagcgaagatgcgggtaatcgcgtcaggcgatga
- a CDS encoding hypothetical protein (NECATOR_CHRII.G6703.T1) gives MAKASHTLQKGAVVQHTTKAHNLKGQLPEGSMESLATNIRFVTLNCRTLSSELQQAALSRLLRYLCVPFAALQETRMRDRPVISIENYTIYCGDADENKVDGCAIAVRNDYKNLVEEFGSTSSRCAFLRLRDRRGCELWIVSAHAPTETAEDYSKDAFYDELNALISEIPSQQVVIVGIDANAKMRLEQQSNGLGKWYYAAERTTDNGDRLVTSTFKRNHRRHQLTWQGSTLLTPEEQRKRKMRTLKLQLDYVLARNIPQSDIRKSRAVWDVAFDSDHRPVLLSFKIRFHKRNRGVHLQPKIDMVGLKDDECRRKLTCVYSCWSTDQEEA, from the coding sequence atggcgaaagcttcccatacattgcaaaaaggtgctgtcgtccagcacaccaccaaagcccataacctgaaaggtcaactgcctgaagggagtatggaatctttggcaacaaacattcgtttcgtcacgctgaactgccgaacactttcgagtgaactccaacaagccgctctatccagacttctgcgatatctctgtgtgccttttgctgcactgcaggaaacacgcatgagggaTCGGcctgtcatcagcatcgaaaattacaccatatactgcggcgatgctgatgagaacaaagtagatggatgcgcgatagctgtgaggaacgattacaagaacctggtagaggaatttggctcaacgtcgtctagatgcgcctttctacgactgcgggatcgcagaggatgtgaactctggatcgtaagtgctcacgcacctacggaaaccgctgaggactacagtaaggacgccttctatgatgaactcaatgcgttgatatctgaaataccaagccagcaggtggtcattgtcggaatcgacgcaaatgcgaagatgagactcgaacagcaatccaaTGGGCTAGGAAagtggtactatgcagcggagcgcacgacggacaacggtgaccgtctggtgacgtccacgtttaagaggaatcatcgacggcatcagctcacgtggcaggggtcaacccttttaacgcctgaagagcagcgcaagcggaagatgaggactcttaaacttcagctcgactacgttctggcgagaaacattcctcagtcagatatccgaaaatctagagctgtttgggacgtcgcgttcgactctgaccaccgtccagttcttctgagtttcaagatacggttccacaagagaaaccgaggagttcatcttcaaccgaaaatcgacatggtaggtctgaaagacgatgaatgcagaagaaaattaacgtgtgtctattcatgttggagtacggaccaggaagaagcttag
- a CDS encoding hypothetical protein (NECATOR_CHRII.G6705.T1): protein MEQKNRLFVKFSDPLSNGYHKKVCSDLDYHLKKLSANYERLLANRASYELLFSYVNTKFKSKNQCSCIIDQSDKKLLHDSDKANALGGYLASVFSAEYASGLDVNVLDDPHESRFPCDSIYFHLNDILGIHKCLKASTTLP, encoded by the coding sequence ATGGAACAAAAGAACCGATTATTTGTGAAATTTAGTGATCCCTTATCCAATGGTTATCACAAAAAGGTCTGCTCTGATCTCGACTACCACTTGAAGAAGCTCAGTGCAAACTATGAACGTCTACTGGCCAACAGAGCATCTTACGAACTCTTGTTTTCCTATGTAAATACCAAGTTCAAATCGAAAAATCAATGTTCCTGTATTATTGATCAATCTGACAAGAAACTTCTTCATGATTCTGACAAGGCTAATGCCCTTGGTGGGTATCTTGCAAGTGTCTTTTCTGCTGAATATGCCTCTGGTCTCGACGTTAATGTTTTGGATGATCCTCATGAGTCTCGTTTTCCTTGTGACagcatttattttcatctaaATGATATTCTTGGCATACATAAATGCTTAAAAGCATCGACTACCTTACcctga
- a CDS encoding hypothetical protein (NECATOR_CHRII.G6702.T3) produces the protein MSSPTTTKLNAFDIVFHHDNARPHVERRVIESIANKGWDLLPHPPYSPTEAPTDYHVNHSLKNWQTNKVYDDLDDSVADVKAWIASKNRDFFARGIDRLPSKWGAVLEVDGDYALE, from the coding sequence ATGAGCTCTCCGACAACAACAAAGCTGAACGCGTTCGACATCGTGTTCCATCACGATAACGCCCGTCCACATGTTGAGCGCCGTGTAATCGAATCCATCGCCAATAAGGGATGGGATCTGCTCCCACATCCGCCGTACTCACCGACAGAAGCACCAACGGACTATCATGTCAATCACTCTTTGAAAAACtggcaaacaaacaaagtctACGACGACTTGGATGACTCGGTGGCTGATGTCAAAGCGTGGATTGCCTCCAAGAATCGTGACTTCTTCGCACGTGGAATCGACCGACTGCCAAGCAAATGGGGAGCAGTTCTTGAAGTGGATGGTGACTATGCTCTCGAATGA